Proteins from a genomic interval of Solidesulfovibrio sp.:
- a CDS encoding RtcB family protein encodes MQRRSLTRGEALTWELPPTGAMRVPARIFASPAMLEALEDGVLTQLANVASLPGLVGPVLAMPDAHVGYGFPIGCVAASDPGAGGLVSAGGVGFDIACGVRVLVADLDRQDVEPRREALADALFAAVPAGLGTGGRLRLSDKDMDGMLDGGAAWAVGRGFGEAADLAGCEDGGRLAGADPAMVSARARERQRDALGTLGSGNHYLEVQYVDAVGDAGKADALGLSPGRIAVAVHCGSRGLGHQVATEHMAAMLAEAPRLGFPLPDRELACAPLGSDTANRYLGAMRAAANCALAGRQVITQFVREAFGRIFPGARLRLLTDVSHNLCRAERHAVGGRQKTLYVHRKGATRALGPGHPDIAPRFSGIGQPVPVGGSMGTASFLLTGTDAGEALAFSSACHGAGRAMSRKQALKRFSAKSVLSELAGRGIAIRAHDRRALGEEAPGAYKDIDDVAQTVHALGLAAITARLRPLACIKG; translated from the coding sequence ATGCAACGGCGCAGCCTGACGCGCGGCGAGGCGCTGACCTGGGAGTTGCCGCCAACCGGAGCCATGCGCGTGCCGGCCCGCATCTTCGCTTCCCCCGCCATGCTCGAAGCCCTGGAGGACGGCGTCCTGACCCAGTTGGCCAACGTCGCCTCCCTGCCCGGCCTGGTCGGCCCGGTCCTGGCCATGCCCGACGCCCATGTCGGCTACGGCTTTCCCATTGGCTGCGTGGCCGCCAGCGACCCCGGGGCCGGGGGCCTGGTCAGCGCCGGGGGCGTGGGCTTCGATATCGCCTGCGGCGTGCGCGTCCTCGTGGCCGACCTGGACCGCCAGGACGTGGAGCCCCGGCGCGAGGCCTTGGCCGACGCGCTGTTCGCCGCCGTGCCGGCCGGGCTCGGCACCGGCGGCCGGTTGCGGCTTTCCGACAAGGACATGGACGGGATGCTCGACGGCGGCGCGGCCTGGGCCGTGGGCCGGGGCTTCGGCGAGGCGGCCGACCTGGCCGGCTGCGAGGACGGCGGGCGCCTGGCCGGGGCCGACCCGGCCATGGTCTCGGCCAGGGCCAGGGAGCGCCAGCGCGACGCCCTGGGTACGCTCGGCTCCGGCAACCACTACCTCGAAGTCCAATACGTGGACGCGGTCGGCGACGCCGGAAAGGCCGACGCCCTGGGGCTTTCCCCGGGGCGGATCGCCGTCGCCGTCCACTGCGGCTCCCGGGGCCTGGGGCATCAGGTGGCCACGGAGCACATGGCCGCCATGCTGGCCGAGGCGCCGCGCCTGGGGTTTCCCCTGCCCGACCGGGAACTGGCCTGCGCGCCGCTGGGCTCGGACACGGCCAACCGGTATCTGGGGGCCATGCGCGCGGCGGCCAACTGCGCCCTGGCCGGCCGGCAGGTCATCACCCAGTTCGTGCGCGAGGCCTTTGGCCGGATTTTTCCCGGGGCCCGGCTGCGGCTGCTCACCGACGTGTCCCACAACCTCTGCCGGGCGGAGCGCCACGCCGTGGGCGGCCGGCAAAAAACGCTCTACGTGCACCGCAAGGGGGCGACCCGGGCCCTGGGGCCGGGGCATCCCGACATCGCGCCGCGATTTTCCGGCATCGGCCAGCCGGTGCCCGTTGGCGGCAGCATGGGCACGGCCTCGTTTCTCCTGACCGGCACCGACGCCGGCGAGGCGCTGGCCTTTTCCTCGGCCTGCCACGGGGCCGGCCGGGCCATGAGCCGCAAACAGGCCCTCAAGCGTTTTTCGGCCAAATCCGTCCTGTCGGAACTGGCCGGCCGGGGCATCGCCATCCGGGCCCACGACCGGCGCGCCCTGGGCGAGGAGGCCCCCGGCGCCTACAAGGACATCGACGACGTGGCCCAGACCGTCCACGCCCTTGGGCTGGCCGCCATAACCGCCAGGCTGCGCCCCCTGGCCTGCATCAAGGGGTAA
- a CDS encoding response regulator produces MLERLIRETDALADLTGDALLVVDRDGIILHATELAGRLLGTPAGQLTGAAFGLPLDGGRQSPVRLVATGCRATLRAQPLDIPDLGLTRVLLRDVTEREEALEKLDAAQKAARAGERAKSHFLANITHEIRTPMIGILGMTELTLSTELSTKQREYLEMARHSARSLLTVLNDIVDYARIEVGALELAQTPFDLYDTVEEAVSVFRPLAVKKGLALEYRLIGDIPRTLVGDASRLRQILINLVGNAVKFTDSGSVILAVSAGDAAPTGKTRLRFAVRDTGIGIPRDKIKAIFDSFTQADVSPARRYQGAGLGLAIVRHLVEMQGGQYGVESEEGQGSVFSFSLDFALPAEAPPETAVAQASPDMPSASRPLTVLLAEDNPINQIYAQELLEADGHAVVVAHTGRRALEWLRRRHFDVVLMDIQMPEMDGLEATRAIRSDQSGDFDPDIPIVALTAHALKGDREAFLRAGMNEYLSKPVSPESLAAALARAMGAPVPAAPQSPPPAAGAQRDVLDWQELLAKARGNTGFLRKLFSAFVAEQPTSLETIREALARADFDQLTFLAHSLKGAAATMCAPCLRQASHDLEQAARDRDAPRAGVAFAALEEKLREVVLAMRERLDAPPG; encoded by the coding sequence ATGCTCGAACGCCTCATCCGGGAAACCGACGCCCTGGCCGACCTGACCGGCGACGCCCTGCTCGTCGTGGACAGGGACGGCATCATCCTGCATGCCACGGAGCTGGCCGGCCGGCTCCTCGGCACGCCGGCCGGCCAGCTCACGGGCGCCGCCTTCGGCCTGCCCCTGGACGGGGGACGGCAGTCCCCGGTGCGCCTGGTGGCCACCGGGTGCCGGGCAACGCTTCGCGCCCAGCCCCTGGACATTCCGGACCTGGGGCTGACGCGCGTGCTGCTGCGCGACGTCACCGAGCGCGAGGAGGCCCTGGAAAAACTCGACGCGGCCCAGAAGGCGGCCAGGGCCGGCGAACGGGCCAAGAGCCACTTCCTGGCCAACATCACCCACGAGATCCGCACGCCCATGATCGGCATCCTGGGCATGACGGAACTGACCCTGTCCACGGAGCTTTCGACCAAGCAGCGCGAATACCTGGAAATGGCCCGGCACTCGGCCCGGTCGCTGCTGACGGTTTTAAACGACATCGTGGACTACGCCCGCATCGAGGTGGGCGCCCTGGAGCTGGCCCAGACGCCCTTCGACCTTTACGACACCGTGGAGGAGGCCGTCAGCGTCTTTCGCCCCCTGGCCGTCAAGAAGGGGCTGGCCCTGGAATACCGGCTCATCGGCGACATCCCGCGCACGCTGGTGGGCGACGCCAGCCGGCTGCGCCAGATCCTGATCAACCTGGTCGGCAACGCCGTCAAATTCACGGATTCCGGCAGCGTGATCCTGGCCGTGTCCGCCGGCGACGCGGCGCCGACCGGCAAGACCCGGCTGCGCTTCGCCGTGCGCGACACCGGCATCGGCATTCCCCGCGACAAGATCAAGGCCATCTTCGACAGCTTCACCCAGGCCGACGTGTCCCCGGCCCGGCGCTACCAGGGGGCCGGGCTGGGGCTGGCCATCGTGCGCCATCTGGTGGAAATGCAGGGTGGCCAATACGGCGTGGAAAGCGAGGAGGGCCAGGGCAGCGTCTTCAGCTTCAGCCTGGACTTCGCCCTGCCGGCCGAGGCCCCGCCGGAAACGGCCGTTGCCCAGGCCTCCCCGGACATGCCCTCGGCGTCGCGCCCCCTGACGGTTTTGCTGGCCGAGGACAACCCCATCAACCAGATCTACGCCCAGGAGCTGCTGGAAGCCGACGGCCACGCCGTGGTGGTGGCCCACACCGGCCGCCGGGCCCTGGAGTGGCTTCGCCGCCGCCATTTCGACGTGGTGCTCATGGACATCCAGATGCCGGAGATGGACGGCCTGGAGGCCACCCGGGCCATCCGCAGCGACCAAAGCGGCGACTTCGACCCGGATATTCCCATCGTGGCGCTCACGGCCCATGCCCTCAAGGGGGACCGGGAGGCCTTCCTGCGGGCCGGCATGAACGAATACCTGAGCAAGCCCGTCAGCCCCGAAAGCCTGGCCGCCGCCCTGGCCCGGGCCATGGGCGCCCCGGTGCCGGCCGCGCCGCAATCGCCGCCTCCGGCTGCCGGGGCGCAACGCGATGTGCTCGATTGGCAGGAATTGTTGGCCAAGGCCCGGGGCAATACCGGGTTTCTCAGGAAGCTTTTTTCCGCCTTCGTGGCCGAGCAGCCCACGAGCCTGGAAACCATCCGCGAGGCCCTGGCCCGGGCCGATTTCGACCAGCTGACCTTCCTGGCCCATTCGCTCAAGGGCGCGGCGGCCACCATGTGCGCGCCCTGCCTGCGCCAGGCCAGCCACGACCTGGAACAGGCGGCCCGGGACCGCGACGCGCCACGCGCCGGCGTGGCTTTCGCCGCCCTGGAGGAAAAGCTGCGCGAGGTGGTGCTGGCCATGCGCGAGCGCCTGGACGCCCCGCCCGGCTGA
- the dapB gene encoding 4-hydroxy-tetrahydrodipicolinate reductase: MSVCDVVIMGALGRMGATLVRLAKGDPDNYRLVGALERSGCTDGLSGLTCVVGDDLATVLAKCPGAVVIDFTAPVASVASAAVCARAGNPMVVGTTGMNPEQTAALAESARKTPIFFAPNMSVGLNVLLTVLPDLVRKLGPAYNLEVMEIHHNKKADAPSGTAIKLGQCLAGARGADYDAVKRHARDGIIGPRPAEEIGVAALRGGDVVGDHTVYFFGPGERIEVTHRVGTRETFAQGALRAAAWIAEQPAGRLYAMADMLA; the protein is encoded by the coding sequence ATGAGCGTGTGCGATGTGGTCATCATGGGCGCCTTGGGGCGCATGGGCGCGACCTTGGTTCGGCTGGCCAAGGGCGATCCGGACAACTACCGCCTGGTCGGGGCGCTGGAGCGCAGCGGCTGCACGGACGGGCTTTCGGGGCTGACCTGCGTGGTCGGGGACGACCTGGCCACGGTTTTGGCCAAATGCCCCGGCGCGGTGGTCATCGACTTCACCGCCCCGGTGGCCTCGGTGGCCTCGGCCGCCGTGTGCGCCCGGGCCGGCAACCCCATGGTCGTCGGCACCACGGGCATGAACCCGGAGCAGACCGCCGCCCTGGCCGAGTCCGCCAGGAAAACGCCGATCTTTTTCGCCCCCAACATGAGCGTGGGCCTTAACGTCCTGCTCACCGTCCTGCCCGACCTGGTGCGCAAGCTCGGCCCGGCCTACAACCTGGAGGTCATGGAGATCCACCACAACAAGAAGGCCGACGCGCCCAGCGGCACGGCCATCAAGCTCGGCCAGTGCCTGGCCGGGGCCCGGGGCGCGGATTACGACGCGGTCAAGCGCCACGCCCGCGACGGCATCATCGGCCCGCGCCCGGCCGAGGAGATCGGCGTGGCCGCCCTTCGCGGCGGCGACGTGGTGGGCGACCACACGGTCTATTTCTTCGGCCCGGGCGAGCGCATCGAGGTGACCCACCGGGTGGGCACCCGCGAGACCTTCGCCCAGGGGGCGCTTCGGGCCGCCGCCTGGATCGCCGAACAACCGGCCGGCCGGCTCTACGCCATGGCCGACATGCTCGCCTGA
- a CDS encoding alginate O-acetyltransferase AlgX-related protein — protein MPVRRSPPFPSGRRARRLARLGLFAAMLYLALVGLDAFVYRTLPRLDRFSPEHRELLYSYGVYDPATNPLYRPWLHGYVNEPGLPPHRGTADDAYRAYGMFLADAPAVDVSGTDALGWWNARLPGQADVLFLGDSFCYGAGSGTARSIPALYENATGQAVYAACKNGYGLPQYRDILRRLTVEAPPDGPERFRGRTVVVLIYVGNDLAADLFVYRDRLREEGLGPWRHWRLTTLRRLARYLRDAARGSGQALAAAPTPAVDTRGAYPVPLTEPTENGLPFAFHPFYRGFIDTDWFGPAEADDIRRVLADLRDLAEKGSFRLYAVVLPTALQVLYPRIDFAAVPRRSEFARKAADMTRNLNALTARLLVMLDEAGIAGLDMEPRFMDAPDAGRYYWPTDTHLTSRGNAAVARALADALASGENESPTHPAAPATP, from the coding sequence ATGCCCGTACGCCGTTCCCCGCCGTTCCCCTCAGGCAGGCGCGCCCGTCGCCTGGCCCGCCTGGGCCTTTTCGCGGCCATGCTCTACCTGGCCCTGGTCGGCCTCGACGCCTTCGTCTACCGCACGCTGCCGCGCCTGGACCGGTTTTCCCCCGAACACCGCGAACTGCTCTATTCCTACGGCGTCTACGATCCGGCCACCAATCCCCTCTACCGGCCATGGCTGCACGGCTACGTCAACGAGCCGGGCCTGCCGCCGCACCGGGGCACGGCCGACGACGCCTACCGGGCCTACGGCATGTTCCTGGCCGACGCGCCAGCCGTCGACGTTTCCGGCACCGACGCCCTGGGCTGGTGGAATGCCCGCCTGCCCGGCCAGGCCGACGTGCTTTTTCTCGGCGACTCCTTCTGTTACGGCGCCGGTTCCGGCACGGCGCGGAGCATCCCGGCCCTGTACGAAAACGCCACGGGCCAGGCCGTCTACGCCGCCTGCAAGAACGGCTACGGCCTGCCGCAATACCGCGACATCCTGCGCCGGCTGACCGTGGAGGCGCCCCCGGACGGTCCGGAGCGCTTCCGGGGGCGGACGGTCGTCGTCCTGATCTACGTCGGCAACGACCTGGCCGCCGACCTGTTCGTCTACCGGGACCGGCTGCGCGAGGAAGGCCTCGGCCCGTGGCGCCACTGGCGCCTGACCACGCTGCGCCGGCTGGCCCGCTACCTGCGCGACGCGGCCCGGGGTTCGGGCCAGGCCCTGGCCGCCGCCCCGACGCCGGCCGTGGACACCCGCGGCGCCTATCCCGTGCCCCTGACCGAGCCCACGGAAAACGGCCTGCCTTTCGCCTTCCACCCCTTCTATCGCGGCTTCATCGACACGGACTGGTTCGGGCCGGCCGAGGCGGATGACATCCGCCGGGTGCTGGCCGACTTGCGCGACCTGGCCGAGAAGGGGTCCTTTCGCCTGTACGCCGTGGTGCTGCCCACGGCCTTGCAGGTCCTGTATCCGCGCATCGACTTCGCCGCCGTGCCCCGCCGGTCGGAATTCGCCCGGAAGGCCGCGGACATGACCCGCAACCTCAACGCGCTGACCGCCCGGCTGCTGGTCATGCTCGACGAAGCCGGCATCGCCGGCCTGGACATGGAACCCCGCTTCATGGACGCCCCGGACGCCGGCCGCTACTACTGGCCCACGGACACCCATCTGACCTCGCGTGGCAACGCCGCCGTGGCCCGGGCCCTGGCCGACGCCCTCGCCTCGGGTGAAAACGAAAGCCCCACGCACCCCGCCGCTCCGGCCACGCCTTGA
- a CDS encoding chemotaxis response regulator protein-glutamate methylesterase: MSKTIKVLVVDDSALVRQTLTDILSSDPEIEVIGAAGDPYAAVKRMEAEAPDVITLDIEMPRMDGLTFLRKIMAQHPIPVVICSTLTEAGSETTLRAMEYGATDIILKPKLGTRQFLEESRIRVVDAVKAAARAKMKKLLPAAAMKIAPKLSADAMLPGPTGKAMFQTTEKVVAVGASTGGTEALREFLEAMPQNCPGIVIVQHMPEQFTAAFAKRLDGICRIMVKEAQDNDTILRGQALIAPGNRHMLLKRSGARYFVEVKDGPLVRRHRPSVDVLFRSAARYAGKNAVGVIMTGMGDDGAAGMLEMHETGAYTIAQDEASCVVFGMPQEAIKLGGVDKVMSLGHIAQEVVRACAN; encoded by the coding sequence GTGAGCAAAACCATCAAGGTCCTTGTCGTCGATGATTCCGCCCTGGTCCGTCAAACCCTGACGGACATCCTGTCTTCGGACCCGGAGATCGAGGTCATCGGCGCGGCCGGCGACCCCTACGCCGCGGTCAAGCGCATGGAGGCCGAGGCCCCGGACGTCATCACCCTGGATATCGAAATGCCGCGCATGGACGGCCTGACCTTCCTGCGCAAGATCATGGCCCAGCACCCCATTCCCGTGGTCATCTGCTCGACCCTGACCGAGGCCGGCTCGGAAACCACGCTTCGGGCCATGGAATACGGGGCCACGGACATCATCCTCAAGCCCAAGCTCGGCACCCGCCAGTTCCTGGAGGAATCGCGCATCCGCGTCGTGGACGCGGTCAAGGCCGCGGCCCGGGCCAAGATGAAAAAGCTGCTGCCCGCGGCGGCCATGAAGATCGCGCCCAAGCTCTCGGCCGATGCCATGCTGCCCGGCCCCACGGGCAAGGCCATGTTCCAGACCACGGAAAAAGTCGTGGCCGTGGGCGCCTCCACCGGCGGCACCGAGGCCTTGCGCGAATTCCTCGAAGCCATGCCGCAAAACTGTCCCGGCATCGTCATCGTCCAGCACATGCCCGAGCAGTTCACCGCCGCCTTCGCCAAGCGCCTGGACGGCATCTGCCGCATCATGGTCAAGGAGGCCCAGGACAACGACACCATCCTGCGCGGCCAGGCGCTGATCGCCCCGGGCAACCGCCACATGCTGCTCAAGCGCAGCGGCGCCCGCTATTTCGTCGAGGTCAAGGACGGGCCGCTGGTGCGCCGCCACCGGCCGAGCGTGGACGTGCTGTTCCGCTCCGCCGCCCGCTACGCCGGGAAAAACGCCGTGGGCGTGATCATGACCGGCATGGGCGACGACGGCGCCGCCGGCATGCTGGAGATGCACGAGACCGGCGCCTACACCATCGCCCAGGACGAGGCCTCCTGCGTGGTCTTCGGCATGCCCCAGGAAGCCATCAAACTCGGCGGCGTGGACAAGGTCATGTCCCTTGGCCACATCGCCCAGGAAGTGGTGCGGGCCTGCGCCAATTAG
- the hypE gene encoding hydrogenase expression/formation protein HypE yields the protein MDKVLLDYGSGGRASHRFVADLFFRHLGNDILARMDDAAVLALSGPVAMSTDSFVVDPIFFPGGDIGSLAVHGTVNDVAMMGARPLFLTCGFILEEGLPMADLERIVASMGQAAREAGVRIVAGDTKVVPRGAADKIFINTTGLGEILVDPAPGGHRAAPGDAVLVSGSMGDHGLTILSTRQGLSFDAPVASDSASLGGLVSRLLAAVPDVHVLRDPTRGGLATTLNEIAGQSGVGIELTQAAIPVTPTVAGGCAVLGLDPLYLANEGKCICIVPEAAAPAALDALRADPLGAGAAVIGRVVAEHPGKVALVTPLGGKRLLGMLEGEQLPRIC from the coding sequence ATGGACAAGGTATTGCTTGATTACGGCAGCGGCGGCCGGGCCTCCCACCGCTTCGTGGCCGACCTCTTTTTCCGCCATCTCGGCAACGACATCCTGGCCCGCATGGACGACGCCGCCGTGCTGGCCCTTTCCGGCCCGGTGGCCATGAGCACCGACAGCTTCGTGGTGGACCCGATCTTTTTCCCGGGCGGCGACATCGGCTCCCTGGCCGTGCACGGCACGGTCAACGACGTGGCCATGATGGGCGCCCGGCCCCTTTTCCTCACCTGCGGCTTCATCCTGGAGGAAGGGCTGCCCATGGCCGATCTCGAGCGCATCGTGGCCTCCATGGGCCAGGCGGCGCGCGAGGCCGGGGTGCGCATCGTGGCCGGCGACACCAAGGTCGTGCCCAGGGGCGCGGCGGACAAGATCTTCATCAACACCACCGGTCTGGGCGAGATCCTGGTCGATCCGGCCCCCGGCGGCCACCGGGCCGCCCCGGGCGACGCCGTCCTCGTCTCCGGCTCCATGGGCGACCACGGCCTGACCATCCTGTCCACGCGCCAGGGGTTGTCCTTCGACGCGCCCGTGGCCAGCGACAGCGCTTCCCTCGGCGGGCTCGTGAGCCGGCTGCTGGCCGCCGTGCCCGACGTCCACGTGCTGCGCGACCCCACCCGGGGGGGGCTGGCCACCACCTTAAACGAAATCGCCGGCCAATCCGGGGTCGGCATCGAGCTGACCCAGGCGGCCATTCCCGTAACCCCCACCGTGGCCGGCGGCTGCGCCGTGCTGGGGCTCGATCCGCTCTATCTGGCCAACGAGGGCAAGTGCATCTGCATCGTGCCCGAGGCAGCGGCGCCGGCGGCCCTCGACGCCTTGCGGGCCGATCCCCTGGGCGCGGGCGCGGCGGTCATCGGCCGGGTCGTGGCCGAGCATCCGGGCAAGGTGGCCCTGGTCACGCCCCTGGGCGGCAAGCGGCTCCTCGGCATGCTGGAGGGGGAACAGCTCCCCCGCATCTGCTGA
- the rsfS gene encoding ribosome silencing factor has product MPDKKSASNALSAVDKAVLVAAWLAEKKAKDILALDVAPFNPVCEAMVVASAASLRQAKALADHVLERCGEHGFSYLGMEGYRHGQWVLLDLNDVMVHIFQEDLRPFYNIEGLWAEGKRIALPAPASATVKAEPAE; this is encoded by the coding sequence ATGCCCGACAAAAAATCCGCTTCCAATGCCCTGTCCGCCGTGGACAAGGCCGTCCTGGTCGCCGCCTGGCTGGCCGAGAAGAAAGCCAAGGACATCCTGGCCCTGGATGTCGCGCCCTTCAACCCCGTGTGCGAGGCCATGGTCGTGGCCTCGGCGGCCAGCCTGCGCCAGGCCAAGGCCCTGGCCGACCACGTGCTGGAGCGCTGCGGCGAGCACGGCTTTTCCTACCTCGGCATGGAAGGCTACCGTCACGGCCAGTGGGTGCTCCTCGATTTAAACGACGTCATGGTGCACATCTTCCAGGAAGACCTGCGCCCCTTCTACAATATCGAAGGCCTGTGGGCCGAGGGCAAGCGCATCGCCCTGCCGGCCCCGGCTTCCGCCACCGTCAAGGCCGAACCGGCCGAATAG
- a CDS encoding protein-glutamate O-methyltransferase — translation MASNGGSTRASGLTSMTEKEFRRLSDFIHTEVGIKLPLSKKVMVEARLQKRLRLLGLSGYGPYYEFLFSPRGLDEELVHLIDVITTNTTEFFREPRHFEVLSQDVLPSWRTAHGPARPFRLWSAGCSTGEEPYTLAIVLSEYAQRASGFRFSIMATDISTRVLSLARNGVYPEERLDKLPLEIKRRYFLRSKDRSRKLVRLMPELRKVIDFRRLNFMEPFSFPEPLDTIFCRNVMIYFDRVTQEQLLTKFCLQLRSGGFLFIGHSESLTGMDLPLRQHAPTVYRKV, via the coding sequence ATGGCCTCCAACGGCGGTTCCACCCGGGCCAGCGGCCTGACCTCCATGACGGAAAAGGAGTTCCGGCGCTTAAGCGACTTCATCCATACCGAAGTCGGGATCAAGCTGCCCCTGTCCAAGAAGGTCATGGTGGAGGCCCGGCTGCAAAAACGGCTGCGCCTGCTCGGCCTGTCCGGCTACGGCCCGTACTACGAATTCCTGTTCAGCCCCCGGGGCCTGGACGAGGAGCTTGTCCACTTAATCGACGTCATCACCACCAACACCACGGAATTTTTCCGCGAACCGCGCCATTTCGAGGTCCTGTCCCAGGACGTCCTGCCGTCCTGGCGCACCGCCCATGGCCCGGCCCGGCCCTTCCGGCTGTGGAGCGCCGGCTGCTCCACCGGCGAGGAGCCCTACACCCTGGCCATCGTGCTGTCCGAATACGCCCAGCGGGCCAGCGGGTTCCGCTTTTCCATCATGGCCACGGACATCTCCACCCGGGTCCTGAGCCTGGCCAGAAACGGCGTCTATCCGGAGGAACGGCTGGACAAGCTTCCCCTGGAAATCAAGCGGCGCTACTTCCTGCGCAGCAAGGACCGGTCGCGAAAGCTCGTGCGATTGATGCCGGAACTGCGTAAGGTTATTGATTTCAGACGGTTGAACTTCATGGAGCCCTTCAGCTTCCCCGAGCCCCTGGACACCATCTTCTGCCGCAACGTCATGATCTATTTCGACCGGGTCACCCAGGAGCAGCTGCTCACGAAATTCTGCCTGCAACTGCGCTCCGGGGGGTTCCTTTTCATCGGCCATTCCGAAAGTCTCACGGGTATGGACTTGCCCTTGCGCCAGCATGCACCCACGGTATATAGAAAAGTTTGA
- a CDS encoding ACT domain-containing protein gives MKAEQISIFLENRAGRLEEVTRVLAEAGISIRALSLADTSDFGILRLIVSDHEKAKAALKEHGFTVGRNAVVAVEVPDVPGGLHSILKLLCAGGINVEYMYAFVHQCERSAVIIVRFDRTDQAIELLQKNNIPIIPGDKLYNI, from the coding sequence ATGAAAGCCGAACAGATTTCCATTTTCCTGGAAAACCGGGCCGGACGCCTGGAGGAAGTCACCCGCGTCCTGGCCGAGGCCGGCATCAGCATCCGCGCCCTGTCCCTGGCCGACACCTCGGATTTCGGCATCCTGCGCCTGATCGTCAGCGACCACGAAAAAGCCAAGGCGGCGCTCAAGGAACACGGCTTCACCGTGGGCCGCAACGCCGTGGTGGCCGTGGAAGTCCCCGACGTCCCGGGGGGACTCCATTCCATCCTGAAACTGCTGTGCGCCGGCGGCATCAACGTCGAATACATGTACGCCTTCGTGCACCAGTGCGAACGCTCGGCGGTCATCATCGTCCGTTTCGACCGCACCGACCAGGCCATCGAACTCTTGCAGAAAAACAACATCCCCATCATTCCCGGGGACAAGCTCTACAATATCTGA
- a CDS encoding chemotaxis protein CheW yields the protein MAEAVQTNDNQYLTFTLEREQFALDIASVREVLELVNITRVPRTPDYIRGVINLRGRAVPVVDLKLKFGMGATARTVNTCIIIVEVTLDGEATVLGALADSVQEVYEMESSQIEPTPRMGTPIRAEFIRGMGKSGDQFIIILDIGKVFTALELAGLAQAMGETAPESVEA from the coding sequence ATGGCCGAGGCCGTACAAACGAACGACAACCAGTACCTGACCTTCACCCTCGAACGCGAGCAGTTCGCCCTGGACATCGCCTCGGTGCGCGAGGTCCTCGAACTCGTCAACATCACCCGCGTGCCCCGCACCCCGGACTACATCCGCGGCGTCATCAACCTGCGCGGCCGGGCCGTGCCCGTGGTCGACCTCAAGCTCAAGTTCGGCATGGGCGCCACCGCGCGCACGGTCAATACCTGCATCATCATCGTGGAGGTCACCCTCGACGGCGAGGCGACCGTGCTCGGCGCCCTGGCCGACTCGGTCCAGGAGGTCTACGAGATGGAGTCCTCCCAGATCGAGCCCACCCCGCGCATGGGCACCCCCATCCGGGCCGAGTTCATCCGGGGCATGGGCAAATCCGGGGACCAGTTCATCATCATCCTCGACATCGGCAAGGTCTTCACCGCCCTGGAACTGGCCGGCCTGGCCCAGGCCATGGGCGAGACGGCCCCCGAGAGCGTGGAGGCCTGA